From Alteribacter keqinensis, one genomic window encodes:
- a CDS encoding CobW family GTP-binding protein, whose amino-acid sequence MKKIPVFVLSGFLGSGKTTLLVDIIKKARDKGLSLSVLMNEAGKTDTDGRLISELDGDLPVEKLLDGCMCCNKKSEVSGAVMKLAETNPDMMVMELTGIADPEEVADALAEPELMEHIELKKVISVLDGENILDYNSIFTAERAMVKTTRKQIAFADALIVNKEDQMDESNRKKIKRVISKENSVAPVTFTSYCQVDLDDLLFNMEGERKPFSLLKEEKNTDEHTHSRIQTLKIEFTKPVKSKRAAEALFKELKPGLIRAKGYISVKREADVHLIQHVMKKTYWEKAQAQEESYLILIGLELDKDNIVRRWNELGVNDG is encoded by the coding sequence ATGAAAAAAATTCCTGTATTTGTGCTGAGTGGTTTCTTAGGCAGCGGGAAGACGACCCTGCTGGTTGACATCATTAAAAAAGCCCGGGATAAGGGGCTGAGTTTAAGTGTTCTTATGAATGAAGCCGGTAAAACCGATACAGATGGAAGGCTGATTTCTGAACTGGATGGTGATCTCCCGGTAGAAAAGCTTCTTGATGGTTGTATGTGCTGCAACAAAAAGAGTGAAGTGTCCGGGGCCGTGATGAAATTGGCAGAGACAAATCCGGATATGATGGTAATGGAGTTAACTGGTATTGCCGACCCTGAAGAAGTGGCAGATGCATTGGCTGAACCGGAACTCATGGAACATATCGAACTTAAGAAAGTTATATCCGTTCTTGATGGTGAAAATATTCTCGACTACAACAGCATTTTTACAGCCGAAAGGGCGATGGTGAAGACAACGCGCAAGCAAATCGCTTTTGCAGACGCCCTGATTGTCAATAAAGAAGATCAAATGGATGAAAGCAACAGGAAGAAAATCAAGCGGGTGATCTCAAAAGAAAACAGTGTTGCACCGGTTACGTTTACAAGTTACTGCCAGGTGGATTTGGACGACCTGTTATTTAACATGGAAGGGGAAAGAAAGCCCTTTTCATTGTTAAAAGAAGAAAAAAATACTGATGAACACACCCATTCCCGCATTCAAACATTGAAAATTGAATTTACCAAGCCGGTTAAATCCAAACGTGCGGCAGAGGCGTTATTTAAGGAACTTAAGCCGGGTCTGATTCGGGCAAAAGGGTATATCAGTGTAAAAAGAGAGGCAGACGTCCACCTCATTCAGCACGTGATGAAGAAAACCTACTGGGAGAAAGCGCAGGCTCAAGAAGAGAGTTATCTCATCTTAATCGGTCTGGAATTAGATAAAGACAACATTGTCAGGAGGTGGAACGAGCTTGGAGTGAATGACGGGTAA
- a CDS encoding nucleoside recognition domain-containing protein, translated as MRSHTQQHLQPVQLPPFFTQAWVLLVIILIYGIPIFLAYHFASFIEPVVESYVLEPLSGTLTNMPAFVQTLFMGDYGLISLGTFSFVWAFPVVLFVGVSIALAEETGLQTKLVRGSDPLLRKIGLTGSDLVPVLTGYGCNVVAIMQTKGCHACSQKHCVSMVSFGSACSYQIGATLSIFNAVHAPWMFIPYIGVLFVAGACHTRIWYGKPRDMPLIFPGGSRLRKPAKRRVVKKLTGMLNQFFYQAMPVFLLICFIAFMLDKFKIIAFVIGILEPVFSFFSLPVEAAVAIFFSVLRKDGILLFNEGGGAMLATFSILEIFVLVYLASTLSGCLVTIWTIGKQMGGKAALSVTGKQATTSVLSALVMLVLVRLITGDL; from the coding sequence ATGAGATCTCACACTCAACAACATCTACAGCCTGTGCAGCTTCCACCTTTCTTTACACAGGCCTGGGTGCTGCTCGTCATTATTTTGATTTATGGGATCCCGATTTTTCTTGCCTATCACTTTGCGTCCTTTATCGAACCTGTCGTTGAATCCTATGTTCTCGAACCGTTGAGTGGCACACTCACAAACATGCCTGCTTTTGTTCAAACACTTTTTATGGGCGACTACGGACTAATCTCACTCGGTACCTTTTCTTTTGTCTGGGCTTTTCCTGTGGTTCTTTTTGTAGGAGTGAGTATTGCCCTTGCTGAAGAAACAGGGCTCCAGACTAAATTAGTGCGGGGAAGCGATCCTCTGTTAAGAAAGATCGGTCTTACGGGGTCGGATTTAGTGCCTGTTTTAACGGGATACGGATGCAATGTGGTGGCCATTATGCAGACAAAAGGCTGTCATGCCTGCAGTCAGAAACACTGTGTTTCCATGGTATCTTTCGGCTCTGCCTGCAGCTACCAGATAGGAGCGACCTTGTCGATTTTCAACGCCGTCCATGCACCTTGGATGTTTATTCCCTACATTGGGGTCCTGTTCGTTGCAGGAGCATGCCATACCCGGATCTGGTACGGGAAACCGCGTGACATGCCATTGATATTCCCGGGGGGTTCACGGCTTCGCAAACCTGCTAAAAGAAGGGTGGTAAAAAAACTGACCGGCATGCTGAATCAATTTTTTTACCAGGCTATGCCTGTTTTTCTCCTGATTTGTTTTATTGCTTTCATGCTGGATAAATTCAAAATCATCGCTTTTGTGATTGGAATACTTGAACCTGTCTTTTCGTTCTTTTCCCTTCCTGTAGAAGCAGCTGTGGCCATTTTCTTTTCTGTGCTGCGTAAAGACGGTATCCTCCTGTTTAACGAAGGGGGAGGCGCCATGCTTGCCACATTCTCTATTCTTGAAATTTTTGTTCTGGTGTACCTTGCGTCCACCCTTTCCGGCTGTTTGGTTACAATCTGGACAATCGGGAAGCAAATGGGGGGGAAAGCAGCCCTTAGTGTTACCGGAAAGCAGGCAACAACCTCCGTTCTTTCCGCACTGGTCATGCTCGTGCTGGTCCGGCTCATAACAGGAGATTTATAG
- a CDS encoding NAD(P)/FAD-dependent oxidoreductase, with product MTATHYDVIIVGAGPAGVGLGSLFKQTGLENFTILEKNEVGSTFLNWPKETRLLTPSFPGHGFGLLDLNAVVPSTSPGYAYDREHLSGEDYADYLKRIADHFELPVQTGITVERVHKENERFFVETSSGVFQSEFVVWAGGEYQYPERHPFPGAGHCVHSSDVGSWTSVQEGHHYIIGGYESGIDAAYHLVLSGKEVTVLAKGEPWNNDDPDPSVSLSPFTSERLDEVIDRDELTLLGDAQVAKVDKKGERFYIHLLSGEVIESETVPFIATGYKSSLTLIFEHFYWEDNGNVRLTESDESTVTDGLFLTGPQVKHAEVIFCFIYKFRQRFAVIAKEILVRLGLPVNDEVFNEYRKATMYLDDLSCCDNSCQC from the coding sequence ATGACTGCAACTCACTATGATGTGATTATCGTTGGCGCAGGTCCTGCCGGGGTGGGACTTGGGTCTCTTTTCAAGCAAACTGGACTGGAGAATTTCACGATTTTGGAGAAAAACGAGGTCGGCAGCACTTTTTTAAACTGGCCGAAAGAAACGAGACTGCTGACTCCCTCATTCCCGGGGCACGGATTCGGGCTTCTCGATTTGAATGCTGTCGTTCCGAGTACATCTCCCGGCTATGCCTATGACCGGGAACATCTGAGCGGGGAAGATTATGCTGATTACTTGAAGCGGATTGCCGATCACTTTGAGCTTCCTGTTCAAACGGGAATCACCGTTGAGCGCGTTCATAAAGAAAATGAGAGGTTTTTCGTTGAAACATCCTCTGGTGTTTTCCAGAGTGAGTTTGTGGTGTGGGCAGGAGGAGAGTATCAATATCCTGAACGCCATCCTTTTCCAGGGGCCGGACATTGCGTTCATTCAAGTGATGTGGGCAGCTGGACCTCTGTTCAGGAGGGACACCACTACATTATCGGTGGCTATGAAAGCGGAATTGATGCGGCTTATCACCTTGTTTTAAGCGGAAAGGAAGTTACCGTTCTTGCCAAGGGAGAACCGTGGAACAACGACGATCCTGACCCGAGCGTCTCATTATCTCCTTTCACGAGTGAGCGGCTTGATGAGGTTATTGACCGTGATGAGCTTACCCTGTTAGGTGACGCCCAAGTCGCAAAGGTAGATAAAAAAGGTGAGCGTTTTTATATTCACTTACTTTCAGGGGAAGTGATCGAATCAGAGACCGTGCCTTTTATTGCTACAGGATACAAAAGCAGTCTCACCCTTATTTTTGAGCATTTTTACTGGGAAGATAACGGTAATGTCCGTCTTACGGAGTCAGATGAATCCACGGTCACAGATGGTCTGTTTCTTACAGGTCCCCAGGTAAAGCATGCTGAGGTGATCTTTTGCTTCATCTACAAGTTCAGACAGCGATTTGCCGTAATTGCAAAGGAAATTCTTGTTCGTCTCGGTCTTCCCGTTAACGATGAGGTGTTTAATGAGTACCGCAAAGCCACCATGTATCTTGATGACTTATCCTGCTGCGATAACAGTTGTCAGTGTTAG
- the folE2 gene encoding GTP cyclohydrolase FolE2, which produces MTITNTWLTKPERHVLFGSVPPVKGVKPTGKEEMADLQNKDEDFLFSLDAVGVASVKHPVVVISNRAPYEQATVGTFSLTTSLRQDKKGINMSRLTEVLHEYQEKDGLRLTLEQLSALAKELADRMEQEAAIVEVSFPWFFTRESPVLKKPGMMHADAHLTVSYHEEKGISVRGGLKAAVTTLCPCSKEISEYSAHNQRGYVTIEAHLDLQQLSRDWKEIFLTAAETNASSLLYPVLKRPDEKAVTERAYENPRFVEDMVRLVAADLYEEEGIIKFTVECRNEESIHLHDAVASVTFDKTK; this is translated from the coding sequence ATGACAATAACCAATACATGGCTGACAAAACCGGAAAGGCACGTTCTGTTCGGTTCTGTTCCGCCGGTAAAAGGCGTAAAACCAACGGGTAAAGAAGAGATGGCTGATTTGCAGAATAAAGATGAAGATTTTTTGTTTTCTTTGGACGCGGTTGGTGTTGCAAGTGTGAAGCATCCTGTGGTGGTCATAAGTAATCGTGCACCATATGAGCAGGCAACGGTGGGAACCTTTTCTTTGACTACGTCTCTTCGTCAGGATAAGAAAGGAATCAATATGAGCAGGCTGACAGAGGTTCTTCATGAATACCAGGAAAAGGACGGACTCCGGTTGACGCTTGAACAATTATCCGCTCTTGCAAAAGAGCTGGCCGATCGTATGGAACAGGAGGCTGCCATAGTGGAAGTCAGTTTTCCGTGGTTTTTTACAAGGGAAAGTCCCGTGCTTAAAAAACCTGGCATGATGCATGCGGATGCCCATTTGACTGTGTCCTACCATGAAGAGAAAGGGATTTCTGTCAGGGGAGGACTAAAGGCGGCGGTTACGACCCTTTGCCCATGCTCAAAAGAGATAAGCGAGTACAGCGCCCATAATCAAAGGGGGTATGTAACGATAGAGGCACACCTGGACCTTCAGCAATTAAGCAGAGATTGGAAGGAGATTTTTCTGACAGCTGCGGAAACGAACGCAAGCTCTCTCCTATACCCTGTGTTAAAACGACCTGATGAAAAGGCGGTCACAGAAAGAGCATATGAAAATCCGCGATTTGTAGAAGATATGGTACGCCTTGTGGCAGCTGACCTGTATGAGGAAGAAGGCATCATCAAATTTACAGTGGAATGCCGGAATGAAGAGTCCATACATCTCCATGACGCCGTCGCAAGTGTTACTTTCGATAAAACAAAATAA
- a CDS encoding ferritin: protein MVSKELVKELNEQMNYEFYSAHIYLATAAYCSNESLDGFANFFLAQAEEERYHAMKFYNFIIDMGARAVVDELPKPNRDFSSVLDAFEKSLQHEKDVTARIYKLADRALDEREHATMTFLNWFIEEQVEEEATFDSIIQKLKRIENDSNAFYMLESELGKRTFSPE from the coding sequence ATGGTAAGCAAAGAATTGGTCAAAGAACTGAACGAGCAGATGAATTACGAATTTTACTCCGCCCACATCTATCTGGCAACGGCAGCGTACTGCTCGAACGAAAGTCTCGACGGGTTTGCAAATTTCTTTTTGGCGCAGGCGGAAGAGGAGCGGTATCATGCCATGAAATTCTACAATTTCATAATAGATATGGGAGCCCGGGCGGTAGTGGACGAACTGCCAAAGCCAAACCGTGACTTTTCTTCTGTATTGGATGCCTTTGAAAAATCATTGCAGCACGAAAAAGACGTGACCGCCCGCATCTACAAGTTGGCTGACCGCGCCCTGGATGAGAGGGAACACGCCACCATGACATTTTTAAACTGGTTTATCGAAGAGCAGGTGGAGGAAGAGGCCACGTTCGACTCGATCATTCAAAAGCTCAAGCGTATCGAAAATGACAGCAATGCTTTCTACATGCTTGAAAGCGAGCTCGGGAAACGCACCTTTTCCCCGGAATAA
- a CDS encoding cupin domain-containing protein — protein MVIYTFTKETGTQVTRFKSDFIMFRIAVIDTETRIGCIHLGAEGVIGAHEAAVPQLLLIVSGKGTVMGKENEWVEVTSGDAVCWERGEWHETRSVK, from the coding sequence ATGGTCATTTATACATTCACAAAAGAAACAGGAACGCAGGTGACCCGGTTTAAATCGGACTTCATTATGTTCCGGATCGCTGTCATAGACACGGAAACCCGCATCGGCTGTATACATCTGGGGGCAGAAGGCGTCATCGGAGCCCATGAAGCTGCCGTACCCCAGCTTCTACTCATCGTTTCCGGTAAAGGAACGGTCATGGGAAAAGAAAACGAGTGGGTTGAAGTGACGAGCGGCGACGCCGTCTGCTGGGAGCGTGGTGAATGGCACGAAACCCGGTCGGTAAAATGA